One genomic segment of Drosophila melanogaster chromosome 3L includes these proteins:
- the Cad74A gene encoding cadherin 74A, isoform A, whose protein sequence is MLPLLLPLFLSLTAGQLVNQPPQFVPGTGDMSRFSLSENTPVGSPVFQLKGTDPEGGRLKYSISGPVFSVDRETGVVRLRQELDRETQDTVEVIISITDEGIYGTEPNTVSQRRVIPVRDYNDNQPTFLGRPYTASVSESLPVGSELSVEPPIVVVDRDEGINSEVQMKCLEENDICDIFEVRAVKISDGNYTARVALKQQLDFESRPSYILTISASDSALDNRLSSLATISINVIDIQDQPPIFTNAPYSATVPENTPAGVSILTVKAVDGDVGIPREIFLSLEDEPFGHFELVPFGDPRDGTAVLQTTSEPLDRENAEILQNGGVYVFSIRATELIDGAIPAEHSLTRVTIVVTDVDDHQPTFSGPHFNVSITENLANGMPLPGLSIFVDDRDMGENSRYELSLRDVFNAARVFEVSPTESQGRTPVVVKVLNASRLDYDVVDPDLRKFEFDLVASVKGVEKAKTRVEIHLLDANDNAPVFDQGTYRFTAAENLPVDAIIGHVKATDLDSGEFGHVRYVLKGFGADNFYVNPETGGVYLLKPLDYEKQSSYSLTVVAIDGGQREANANLFVGVTDVNDNHPNFESKEYSRTIREGAALFEPQFFVRAHDADGPSQGNGRVKYSIVSENSIAGNVFRIEPDTGEIVIQKAARSMDTERGEYELVVSATDFGIPPLSNTTRVLVRVGISGNQRPIFRGHFQNMENLPIIGPPSYRVSIPENAAAGSNVTSVSAHDPDGLDSLLRYRIVGANDNFEIDEISGLITVSPQARIDRDSNMNSFEIIVNAVDSGTPIPETATTTVYVNVKDINDERPKFEQNSYATYVSERTAVGESVLRVKAIDKDLNSKLEYSMVGPVAATTKAGVSIANRSNYRLQEAFRVDSQSGEIFVNGTLRHDVAAIIIFTVGVRDLNAEVDPEGQVDTTEVTVYVQSFQDTNPVFKNTGWTSSRPVIDVKIKEEMPIDSALFILQAEDPVTRQPITSFELIEPKQVDYFQVAERTGEVILKKRLDYEALGDTGPEFELQVRANSADRQRSTVSRVNITVENVNDNSPRFERNSYQATIIENRPHPERVIRVRALDKDAVLNARDERLGYHKIIYSLQGEHAMLFDINNTTGEIIVASGQTIDRERTPRIQLQIKAEDSPGRPTDAKQSVVELQIEVLDVNDNAPEFTQKKYSTVIPENAQIDSFVLQLEAVDADEGLGGEVRYELVNEGEANGLFKIDTKSGLISTRRNLTGKGRAHPYVLIVRAQDNGNQMPKQPTLSTDTDVRIYIGDVSANDGVPYFLSPRVGQMANVTENAVTGAPVFQVIASDPDDESTPSGTITYRILPDTPDAEAFVIDAHSGLITTRQSMDRETKDMYRILLEVSDNGQPKQSATRILQIAILDVDDHEPRFAREADAGPLSMSVREEEPAGTIVGNFSALDEDLGENAAIDYVIIDGNNEQLFTIERNNESLAILKTKKPIDREQVESFTLTIKCLKLGEPGYKFIGDPYDRQDLSHLRINVRVLDIDDNLPKFEQPDPTVGIRINVPIDTVVTTLKASDADAEAPPVGLSIENVTFVPQFYKRSRSLAVGNLHNLFTLNNRTGELRTGGSFADYVDGYFLMRVMANNSVQPKRQAHSNLKVFVIRDKSLLKFVFARPPNEIQHNIRPFQEQLQKKLKPLGLELHVLDTQVFTRPDMSLDFTATSSCFQMFKNGAALSFNEMQKLMNSQQLRQELIDIYAAYGVSEVESCSVRRTHAAAIFAGMLTSAGAWLVFLAALIGLAALVSLCTACCLKKKLKRHSKRSLQASLRTPTEHTATSYSYSMPAVLYSEPIYGPL, encoded by the exons atgttgccgctgctgttgccacTTTTTCTGAGCCTGACCGCCGGCCAGCTGGTCAACCAACCGCCGCAGTTCGTCCCCGGAACGGGCGACATGTCCCGATTTAGCCTCTCGGAAAACACACCCGTCGGCAGTCCCGTCTTCCAGCTGAAAG GAACTGACCCGGAAGGAGGTCGCCTAAAGTACAGTATCAGCGGACCCGTTTTCTCTGTGGATCGGGAAACGGGAGTGGTGCGCCTGCGCCAGGAGCTGGATCGAGAGACCCAGGATACCGTCGAGGTGATCATTAGCATCACAGACGAAGGTATCTACGGAACAGAGCCCAATACCGTCTCCCAAAGGCGAGTGATTCCTGTAAGGGATTACAATGACAACCAGCCGACTTTCCTGGGCAGACCATACACCGCCAGTGTTAGCGAATCCTTGCCCGTGGGTTCGGAGCTCAGTGTGGAGCCACCCATTGTGGTCGTCGACCGGGATGAGGGTATCAATTCTGAGGTTCAGATGAAGTGTCTTGAG GAAAATGACATTTGCGACATATTTGAGGTGCGGGCCGTGAAAATATCTGATGGAAACTACACAGCCCGAGTGGCGCTGAAGCAACAGCTGGATTTCGAAAGTCGTCCATCGTACATCTTGACCATATCGGCCTCGGACAGTGCATTGGATAACCGCCTCTCTTCCCTGGCCACCATTTCGATCAATGTGATCGACATCCAGGATCAACCGCCAATCTTTACTAATGCTCCGTACTCCGCGACGGTACCGGAAAACACTCCCGCCGGAGTGAGCATTCTAACGGTGAAGGCAGTAGATGGGGATGTGGGCATACCAAGGGAAATATTCCTATCTCTGGAAGATGAACCCTTCGGGCACTTTGAGCTTGTACCATTTGGAGATCCTCGAGACGGAACTGCAGTACTTCAAACCACATCAGAGCCACTGGATCGTGAGAACGCTGAGATCCTCCAAAATGGTGGGGTGTATGTGTTTTCCATACGAGCCACAGAACTTATCGATGGAGCTATTCCCGCCGAGCACTCGCTTACAAGAGTAACCATCGTGGTCACCGATGTGGACGATCACCAGCCCACCTTTAGTGGGCCGCACTTTAATGTCTCCATAACGGAGAATCTGGCAAATGGAATGCCATTGCCGGGACTCTCGATCTTCGTGGATGATCGCGACATGGGAGAGAACAGTCGCTATGAGCTTTCTTTAAGAGATGTGTTCAATGCCGCCAGAGTATTTGAAGTTTCTCCGACTGAATCTCAAGGCCGAACACCAGTGGTTGTCAAAGTATTGAATGCTAGTCGATTGGATTACGATGTTGTCGATCCTGACCTTCGAAAATTTGAGTTCGATCTTGTGGCTTCCGTGAAGGGCGTGGAGAAGGCCAAGACTCGGGTCGAGATCCATCTGCTGGATGCCAATGACAATGCACCTGTGTTTGACCAAGGTACCTATCGTTTTACGGCAGCTGAGAACCTGCCTGTGGACGCGATAATCGGACACGTAAAGGCCACTGATTTGGATTCCGGTGAATTTGGACATGTTCGCTACGTACTCAAGGGTTTCGGTGCGGACAACTTCTATGTAAATCCGGAAACCGGAGGCGTTTATCTGCTGAAACCTCTGGACTATGAAAAGCAAAGTAGCTACAGCCTGACAGTGGTGGCCATCGATGGAGGTCAGCGGGAGGCCAATGCCAACTTGTTCGTCGGGGTCACCGATGTGAACGACAATCATCCGAACTTCGAAAGCAAGGAATATAGTCGAACTATTCGGGAAGGTGCAGCCCTTTTTGAGCCCCAGTTCTTTGTTCGTGCCCACGATGCAGATGGTCCTTCCCAAGGAAATGGACGGGTTAAGTATTCCATTGTGTCCGAGAACAGCATTGCTGGAAATGTATTCCGGATCGAGCCGGATACGGGCGAGATTGTCATTCAGAAGGCAGCGCGATCAATGGACACGGAGAGGGGTGAATACGAACTGGTCGTTTCGGCTACTGATTTCG GCATTCCTCCCTTGTCCAACACCACTCGCGTTTTGGTACGCGTCGGCATTTCCGGTAATCAACGGCCCATCTTCCGCGGACACTTCCAAAATATGGAGAACCTACCCATTATAGGCCCGCCCAGCTATCGAGTCTCCATTCCTGAGAATGCCGCTGCAGGATCAAATGTTACCTCCGTATCTGCCCACGATCCCGATGGTCTGGACAGCCTACTCCGTTACAGGATTGTAGGGGCCAATGACAACTTTGAGATTGATGAGAT tTCTGGTTTAATCACTGTATCGCCACAAGCCCGGATCGATCGCGACTCAAACATGAACAGCTTTGAGATCATAGTGAACGCTGTGGACTCCGGAACTCCTATCCCGGAAACGGCCACCACTACGGTTTATGTTAATGTGAAGGACATCAATGACGAGCGTCCCAAGTTCGAGCAGAACAGCTATGCGACGTACGTATCCGAGAGGACAGCCGTGGGTGAGAGTGTCCTTCGCGTGAAGGCAATCGACAAGGATCTTAATTCAAAATTGGAGTACAGCATGGTGGGTCCTGTTGCTGCCACCACAAAGGCAGGCGTAAGCATAGCCAATCGGAGCAACTACCGACTGCAGGAAGCCTTTCGAGTGGACAGTCAAAGTGGTGAGATCTTTGTCAATGGAACGCTTCGTCACGATGTGGCCGCCATCATAATCTTCACCGTCGGTGTGCGAGATCTCAATGCAGAGGTGGATCCCGAGGGACAGGTGGACACCACAGAAGTAACCGTCTACGTGCAGTCCTTCCAAGATACCAATCCGGTGTTTAAGAATACCGGCTGGACTAGCTCAAGACCCGTAATCGATGTAAAGATCAAGGAGGAAATGCCCATCGATAGTGCGCTCTTCATTTTGCAGGCGGAAGATCCTGTCACCAGACAGCCGATTACCAGTTTTGAGTTGATAGAACCCAAACAGGTGGACTATTTCCAAGTGGCAGAGCGAACAGGAGAGGTGATACTCAAGAAGCGGCTGGACTATGAAGCCTTGGGTGATACTGGTCCGGAGTTTGAGCTGCAAGTTCGCGCTAACAGTGCCGATCGACAAAGAAGCACTGTCAGTCGAGTTAATATCACCGTGGAGAATGTGAATGACAATAGTCCACGCTTCGAGCGGAACTCCTATCAAGCCACCATCATCGAGAACAGGCCTCATCCGGAGCGAGTGATCCGGGTGAGAGCTTTGGATAAGGATGCGGTTCTTAACGCCCGTGATGAGCGTTTGGGCTACCACAAGATCATCTACTCACTGCAGGGCGAGCACGCCATGCTGTTCGATATTAACAATACAACTGGGGAAATAATCGTGGCCAGCGGGCAGACCATCGATAGGGAGCGAACACCAAGGATTCAGCTGCAGATCAAGGCGGAGGATTCTCCTGGCCGTCCCACGGATGCCAAGCAAAGTGTAGTGGAACTGCAGATAGAGGTACTGGATGTGAACGACAACGCTCCGGAGTTTACTCAAAAGAAATATAGCACCGTGATTCCGGAAAACGCGCAAATCGACTCGTTTGTTCTCCAGCTGGAAGCCGTAGATGCGGATGAGGGTCTGGGTGGCGAGGTGCGCTACGAATTGGTTAACGAGGGTGAGGCCAATGGACTTTTCAAGATCGATACCAAGAGTGGTCTGATATCCACCCGACGTAATCTTACCGGCAAAGGCCGCGCACATCCATATGTACTAATTGTTCGTGCCCAGGACAACGGCAACCAGATGCCCAAACAGCCCACCTTGTCCACAGACACCGATGTCAGGATATATATTGGGGATGTGAGCGCCAATGATGGAGTGCCCTACTTTTTGTCTCCTCGGGTGGGACAAATGGCGAATGTCACAGAG AATGCTGTTACTGGAGCTCCAGTATTTCAAGTCATTGCCAGCGATCCGGATGATGAAAGCACCCCATCCGGAACCATTACTTATCGCATTTTGCCAGATACTCCAGATGCCGAAGCCTTTGTCATAGATGCTCACTCAGGATTGATAACCACTAGGCAATCGATGGATCGGGAGACGAAGGACATGTACAGGATTCTGCTGGAAGTGAGTGACAATGGACAGCCCAAGCAGTCGGCGACGAGGATCCTTCAGATTGCCATTCTGGATGTGGATGACCACGAACCTCGATTCGCAAGAGAAGCT GACGCAGGACCGTTGAGCATGTCGGTAAGAGAAGAGGAGCCGGCTGGCACCATTGTCGGTAACTTCAGCGCTTTGGACGAGGATCTCGGCGAGAATGCGGCCATTGATTATGTGATCATTGATGGAAACAATGAACAGTTGTTTACGATAGAGCGAAATAACGAAAGCCTGGCCATTCTTAAGACCAAAAAACCTATTGACCGAGAGCAGGTTGAGTCCTTTACTCTGACGATTAAGTGTCTGAAACTGGGTGAACCTGGCTACAAGTTCATTGGAGATCCCTATGATCGACAGGATCTTTCACATTTGCGAATTAACGTTCGAGTATTGGACATCGACGACAACCTCCCGAAATTCGAGCAGCCAGATCCCACTGTGGGTATCAGGATCAATGTGCCTATCGACACTGTGGTGACCACTTTGAAAGCCAGCGATGCGGATGCTGAGGCCCCACCCGTTGGTCTTTCCATTGAGAACGTGACCTTTGTGCCGCAGTTCTATAAGCGAAGTCGTAGTCTGGCCGTTGGAAATTTACATAATCTCTTCACCTTGAACAATCGAACTGGGGAACTGAGAACTGGAGGTTCATTCGCGGATTATGTAGATGGTTACTTCTTAATGCGGGTTATGGCCAACAATTCAGTACAACCCAAACGGCAAGCCCACAGTAATCTCAAGGTGTTTGTGATCCGGGACAAGTCGCTGCTTAAGTTCGTCTTCGCCCGACCTCCAAACGAGATCCAGCACAATATCCGACCGTTCCAGGAGCAGTTGCAGAAAAAACTGAAGCCCCTGGGATTAGAGTTGCATGTCTTGGATACACAGGTCTTCACCAGGCCCGACATGAGTCTGGACTTCACTGCCACCAGCTCCTGCTTCCAGATGTTCAAGAATGGAGCTGCCTTATCCTTCAACGAGATGCAGAAGCTGATGAACTCACAGCAGCTGCGACAGGAACTGATAGATATATACGCCGCCTATGGGGTCAGTGAGGTAGAATCCTGCTCGGTGAGAAGGACTCATGCAGCAGCTATTTTTGCGGGAATGCTGACCTCGGCGGGAGCGTGGCTGGTTTTCCTGGCCGCCCTCATAGGTCTGGCTGCCTTGGTTTCCCTGTGCACAGCCTGTTGTTTGAAGAAAAA GCTAAAGCGGCACAGTAAGCGGAGTCTTCAGGCAAGTTTACGCACTCCCACGGAGCACACAGCCACCTCGTACAGTTACTCCATGCCCGCCGTGCTCTACTCCGAACCCATCTACGGGCCCTTGTAG
- the CG13728 gene encoding uncharacterized protein has translation MFMQSAVGQGQRDTRTRLDPCWTKGRRWIMGLILVYTIMSLMVVKVASAATLYQQHQQQQSLNDIESSADEPSQATTEIEPSDSDSDIEKMRAKLQQLQHEQQQQYLRQQQQQLQLHLQQMQATQGAAGETAYLLERADSNIAPIYGTWRTKAQRQQHATSSHETDDAHVYERLPKRSATMTPLRGLLRDQMPRPPRLTTQDMQLSLGSPSPPPAPTKGLLRRQYSETPGTRALRGQDEFKPKPFHFPYDGPMPEQFTKGEGRPELNNIQDILQHLHIGGLAPSKLPPMVMMPTGLHIAGTFKNFKSSGIGNFFRGKRNKKQMQFTIPMPMFPMMSMPMPWYNPGVMPHQRVAIDQLYPYKPRSPQDVNLLAMQPVGNGKPLSKKKKKKQQQHLQQQLQQQHQQQQQQQQLLEHGSQQHFVADPFVHQHFAQPVVTLNATRQPHLKRVPFKVNLDIYPVLPPSRPASVMRHPFQQDYALPSPAALTGTTAAAYHMGQGIYQTPFKFPTQQPVVFPDQATRYSQQQALYHNQAHKFPPPKSVHPEEPIYGQSSGQGQSQVDSQTNPIMVHLNVFPKQKPTATIRASTNPFYNHNMQRNMINSNDLPPPNPPSPIEPRQEVNGSGSGLQQQQQQQHHPSQQQQHHPSHNQTQQQQEATQQQHLQSQPGNRSSTISRSDHLPLIDFEHPIVAAELPDHSALGSIRQDYRYRKTPADEHYRYPKSANIEQMAAEAQTASLFRFPVEDLIQFQVDDAL, from the exons ATGTTCATGCAGTCGGCAGTCGGTCAAGGACAACGGGACACTCGAACGCGACTGGATCCTTGCTGGACTAAAGGCAGGCGGTGGATTATGGGCCTGATCCTGGTGTACACAATA ATGTCTCTCATGGTAGTGAAGGTCGCCTCCGCAGCCACTCTTtatcagcagcaccagcagcagcaatctcTGAACGACATTGAGTCCTCAGCAGACGAGCCATCCCAGGCCACCACGGAGATCGAGCCCTCGGACAGCGACAGCGACATCGAGAAGATGCGGGCCAagctgcagcaactgcagcacgagcagcagcaacagtacctgcgccagcagcaacagcaactgcagctgcatctGCAACAGATGCAGGCGACGCAGGGAGCTGCTGGGGAAACCGCCTACTTATTGGAGCGTGCCGATAGCAACATTGCACCCATCTACGGGACGTGGCGCACGAAAGCGCAACGGCAGCAACACGCAACATCTTCGCACGAAACGGACGACGCCCATGTTTACGAGCGCCTGCCCAAGCGATCGGCGACCATGACGCCACTGAGGGGGTTGCTGCGAGATCagatgccacgccccccgcgCCTCACCACCCAGGATATGCAATTGTCCCTGGGCTCACCCTCTCCGCCACCGGCGCCCACAAAGGGTTTGCTACGAAGGCAGTACTCCGAAACGCCGGGAACCCGAGCACTTCGAGGTCAGGATGAGTTCAAGCCAAAGCCGTTCCACTTCCCCTACGATGGTCCGATGCCCGAACAGTTCACTAAGGGTGAGGGTCGACCCGAGCTTAACAACATCCAGGATATCCTGCAGCATCTGCACATCGGAGGCTTAGCGCCCAGTAAGCTGCCACCAATGGTGATGATGCCCACGGGTCTACACATCGCCGGTACGTTCAAGAATTTCAAGTCCAGTGGAATAGGGAACTTCTTTCGCGGCAAGCGCAACAAGAAACAGATGCAGTTCACCATACCGATGCCCATGTTCCCCATGATGTCTATGCCAATGCCATGGTATAATCCCGGTGTGATGCCCCACCAAAGGGTGGCCATCGATCAACTGTATCCTTACAAGCCCCGTTCACCGCAGGATGTAAATCTGTTAGCCATGCAGCCAGTGGGAAACGGAAAACCATTGtctaaaaagaagaaaaagaagcaacaacagcaccttcagcagcaactgcagcaacaacatcagcaacaacagcagcaacaacagctacTGGAGCATGGCAGTCAGCAGCATTTTGTGGCAGATCCCTTCGTGCACCAGCATTTTGCACAGCCTGTGGTCACGCTGAATGCCACACGGCAACCGCATCTGAAAAGGGTTCCTTTTAAGGTCAATCTGGACATATATCCTGTGCTGCCGCCTTCGCGGCCTGCCTCTGTGATGCGGCATCCATTTCAGCAGGACTATGCCCTTCCCTCGCCTGCTGCATTGACTGGTACCACGGCTGCCGCGTATCACATGGGTCAGGGCATTTACCAGACTCCCTTTAAGTTCCCCACCCAACAGCCCGTAGTCTTCCCTGACCAGGCTACCAGATACAGTCAGCAGCAGGCTCTGTACCACAACCAGGCCCACAAGTTTCCGCCACCGAAGAGCGTGCATCCTGAGGAGCCCATTTACGGACAGAGTTCCGGACAGGGTCAAAGTCAAGTGGATAGCCAAACGAACCCCATCATGGTGCACTTGAACGTGTTCCCCAAGCAGAAACCAACTGCCACGATTCGCGCCTCCACCAATCCATTCTACAATCACAACATGCAACGCAACATGATCAACTCGAATGACTTGCCGCCACCCAATCCGCCCAGTCCCATTGAACCAAGACAAGAAGTCAATGGCAGTGGCTCTGGtctgcaacaacagcagcagcagcaacaccatccgtcgcagcagcagcaacaccatcCGTCGCATAATCAAacccaacagcaacaggaagcgacacaacagcaacatctgcAATCCCAGCCAGGAAATCGATCCAGTACCATTTCGCGCAGCGATCACCTGCCGCTTATTGACTTTGAGCATCCTATTGTGGCGGCTGAGCTCCCAGATCATTCCGCCTTGGGCAGCATTCGGCAGGATTATCGATATAGGAAAACACCTGCGGATGAGCACTATCGTTATCCGAAGAGCGCCAATATCGAACAGATGGCAGCGGAGGCCCAGACCGCctcgcttttccgctttccgGTTGAGGATCTGATACAGTTCCAGGTGGACGATGCTCTCTAA
- the tap gene encoding target of poxn, with amino-acid sequence MAACYNAYSAGSQSFEFDEDDDDASFDSGYEKSFETEAQLSSRRRLDFGTPPTPAIPQPYSGGTWDAVPLSSPPAGFVGLLDTSSNHSTRSGRTLVEHLNSRATNGVFDPPLTSTPVKSPEDPNAPRPKRKYAVGKNRVTRSRSPTQVVKIKRFRRMKANDRERNRMHNLNDALEKLRVTLPSLPEETKLTKIEILRFAHNYIFALEQVLESGGSINLDLEKLQNFTLSGERITKELFDALFVNPQPYPLFGRMFPYGQGMAPLAQHQTAPASHAEQPPAMGGFQHGMDYPQQPPGFDFTGSMRFYHQQQQQPHQPHHLQPNPQQESSPQQFSQEKYDLFRGSFDAAANLHSTNLDSGIHQQSSFYSQTPPWKDYPEDQAHVHPVPHQHSYKNFAPQV; translated from the coding sequence ATGGCCGCCTGCTACAATGCCTATAGCGCTGGATCACAGTCCTTCGAGTtcgacgaggacgacgacgacgccTCCTTCGACAGTGGCTACGAGAAGAGTTTCGAGACGGAGGCCCAGTTGAGCTCACGACGCCGCTTGGACTTTGGCACTCCGCCGACTCCGGCGATCCCGCAACCGTACTCCGGCGGCACCTGGGACGCCGTACCGCTCAGCTCACCGCCGGCGGGCTTCGTGGGATTGCTCGATACGAGCAGCAATCACAGCACTCGGAGCGGCAGGACACTGGTCGAACATCTGAACAGTCGGGCCACGAATGGCGTCTTCGATCCGCCATTGACCAGTACGCCGGTGAAGTCGCCAGAGGATCCCAATGCGCCGCGACCGAAACGCAAATATGCCGTCGGCAAGAACAGAGTAACTCGCTCGCGCAGTCCAACCCAAGTGGTGAAGATCAAGCGTTTCCGCCGCATGAAGGCCAATGACCGGGAGCGGAATCGGATGCATAACTTGAATGATGCCCTGGAGAAACTACGCGTCACTCTGCCCTCGCTTCCCGAGGAGACGAAGCTGACGAAGATCGAGATTCTGCGATTTGCGCACAACTACATCTTTGCCCTGGAGCAGGTGCTGGAAAGCGGAGGTTCAATCAACCTGGATCTGGAGAAGCTGCAGAACTTCACGCTGAGTGGTGAGAGGATTACCAAGGAGCTCTTCGATGCTCTTTTCGTGAATCCACAGCCGTATCCCTTGTTCGGACGAATGTTCCCCTATGGACAGGGAATGGCGCCTCTTGCACAGCACCAGACTGCTCCAGCATCGCACGCGGAGCAGCCGCCGGCGATGGGTGGCTTTCAGCACGGCATGGACTATCCGCAGCAGCCACCAGGATTCGACTTTACAGGCAGCATGCGGTTTtaccaccaacagcaacagcagccgcatcaGCCTCACCATCTGCAGCCTAATCCCCAGCAGGAGTCCAGCCCGCAGCAGTTCTCGCAGGAGAAATACGATCTGTTCAGGGGATCCTTCGATGCAGCTGCCAATCTTCATTCTACGAACTTGGATTCTGGGATTCACCAGCAGAGCAGCTTCTACTCGCAAACACCGCCATGGAAGGACTATCCGGAGGATCAGGCACACGTGCATCCCGTTCCACATCAACACAGCTACAAAAACTTCGCCCCGCAGGTGTAG